From the genome of Solanum lycopersicum chromosome 7, SLM_r2.1:
ttcttaaaaataatttttttttctattttagctatggggtgttacattatccccccaccctgggaacattcgtccttgaatgaagaCTAATTTACCTTAAATAGAGGGAAAGAGTtgcaaaccccactactaaacacGGAGAACTGTgtttctgactgaattgagaTCCGAGTACATGCAAATACGCtgaaaaatgcaagtacaaactgagggaacaagATTCTAAGATTGAATTTACCCATTAATGACTAGATACTGAAAAGGAACTagtacctcaagctggagtggaatttgaaggaaagaggtgatgaTATTTGGCTTTCATGGATGCTTCTGCTttccaagtagctccctctacggactggctcctccacaaaaccctgactgaagcgacttctttgtttcttaatCTTGTgacctgacggtcaagaatctcaactggtacatcctcataagaaagactatctttcaccgccacactctcaAATGGATCTATATAGGCTGGATTACCACACACTTTTTCAAGAGTGGGATGTGGAAGgccggatgcactgctgctaattctgctggtaactctaactcatatgccaccttgccaaccTTTTCATGATGTTGTAAGGgtctacatatctaggactgagcttcccttaTTTTCCAAATcttatcacccctttcataggtgagactttcaaaaaaacccaatcatcaacttggaactctagtttcctcaatgagttgcactttctccatagaaTAAAGGACTGAACCTGGTCCTATCgaagctgcttcacctacttcaaaccaaccaacaaaagatctacatctacacccatataaagcctcataaggggccactTGAATGCTCaaatgatagctattgttgtaggcgaACTCAACAAGAGGAAGGTGATtaacccaactacctttgaaatcgatcatataagctctcaacatatcctctaaggtccgAATGGTatgctctgcctgcccatccgtctgtggatgaaatgttttactaaggttaacttgagtatcATGACCAATCTAAAATGACCTCCAAAAATGATAGGTAAACTGAGGAGCTCTATTTGAgataatagacaaaggaaccccatgcaaccgcataattttattaatgtaaagcttggcatagtcctctgcgGAATCTGTAatcttgaccgccaaaaagcgagaagacttagtcatcctaccAACTATCACCCAGATTGAGTCATGCTGTCTGCAAGCACAGAGTAatcctgtgatgaagtccatattaatcacatcccacttcaaagtagtaatatcgatctcttgagtcatgcCTCCAgatttctgatgttctaccttgacatactggcaattggggcacttacccATAAAATTTGCTATATCCTCTTCATGCAATTTCACCAATAGACTTCTCGtagatcgcggtacatcttagtggcaccggGATGATTACAATACCTAGATTTATGGACTTCTTCAAGAATATGATGTCTCAACtcgcccacatcaggaacacacaatccaCCCTGTTaacgaagtacaccatctcccccttgggagaaaacctccactttCTAATAATGGACTGCACCcttttattcaagaaagattggtTCACTTTCTTGTTTTTACTTAGCTTACTAACAAAAACGATTCTGCCCCATTTTGAACTGTTACACTGCTTTATGATATGCTCATAAcgcgaactcccaagcgagcaagcctgtgaacatccttcactagctccctCCTTTCTTCATCAACATGGTTACACTACTCATAGATAATCTAATAAGAGTATTGtctactacattcgccttaccaatttgataatgcacactcatatcataatccgtAAGGAaataaagtcattttttttgcaaagattcaactttttttgggtgaacacatactaaaAGCTtttatgatcggtgaacacatctacatggaCACCATCCAAGTAGtatctccatatcttgagtgaaAACACTACTGCTGCAAAGTCGAGgttatgagttggatagttttttCCATGTGCCTTAAGCtgcctagaggcataagctatcaccttacctcaTTGCATCAAGACACAACCTAGGcgaactcttgatgcatcacaatagatcacataaccatctgaaccctctagtAGATTCAAGAAAGGAGTTGTAGttaatctagttttcaattatgCAAAGCTTTTCTCAAAATAATCTGAATATTGGAACTTGACCGTGTTCTGAATCAACCTAGTCAATGCTGAaactatggatgaaaatccttcgacaaaatttttctaataacccgctagacctaagaaacttttgatatttGCAGCAGAGGTAGGTTTGGGCCACTGTTTCACTGCTTATATATTTTGTGAACCACTTGGATTCCTTTGAttgatacaatgtgaccaagaaaagcaacaAATTGCAACCAGAATTCTCATTTACTAAACATAGAAAATAATTGGCGATAGTTGAGAGTTTGtaaaacaattctcaaatgactcgCATGTTCTTTCTCATTCCTAAAGttaatgaggatatcatcaatgaagatgataactaacaagtccaagtactgtttgaaTCCATTAAAGCTGCACGAGCATTGGTTATTCCAAACGgtataactacaaattcataatgaccataccaaaTTCTCAAGGATATTTCTGGAATGTCAGTATATCTGCCTCTAaactgatgataacccgatctcaggtctatctttgagaagtgactagcaccctgaagttggtcaaacaagtcatcaatcctggggatggcATACTTATTATCGATTGTGACCCTGTTCAActatctatagtcaatgcacatactaagagaaccatctttcttctttacgaacaacactCGTGCACCCTATGATGAAATACTAGTTCTGATGAAGCACTTATATAGAAGGTCTTTCAAattctctttcaattccttaagctctgttGGGGCCATTCTGTATGGAGGAAATGAAATAGGTTGTATATTTGGAAGGAGATAAATTCCAAagtcaatttttcttttgagagGGACTCCGCGAAGATCTTCTTGAAACACTTCTGGAAATTCACatactactggaactgactcaagagttggggtttcaaggctagaatccttagcccgaactagatgatagagataacccttagatatcatctttttagcattaaggtaagaaataaatcgactcATAAGCGCTAATCTACTACCCTTctattctaagattggttcatttGAAAACTGAAAACAAAGAATCCCTATTCTATAATCGACTGAGTCATAACATTattgtaaccaatccatgcctagaatgacatcgaattctactatttctaactctactagatacGATGAGGTGACTTTCAGAGAGACTGTGACAGGGCAATTCTGTATAGTCGTCTAGCTATAATTGGGTCACCGACTGGAATAGAGACTGACAAAGTTTCaaagagagtttctggactaaaACTGAATTGGACTACTATAttgagttacaaaagacaaagtcaCGTCGGTTGTCTTTCCACTaagtgaaccatatgtgagtcacatccttgTGTTAGTATGATGCCAATCTCACCTATCACTACCACTTACTGACATCgcaccaaatattttcttgaccttaTCAATGAACTTCTGTGGGTCCTTACCAACTTGCAAACCTAAAAACAtaggcggattcatcctaacaaaatcacatACTTTGGCTGCCACTATTCGGTCATTTTTATTAGTAGGAACTAGAACCTACTAATTGTTCTGgttggtcatactctgagccaaaaTCTGAATTGGAGTTCTGAAACACTTCATTTGAACTTCCTTACCTTGTACTAGAGGAACTGTGTTAGCATTGCGTGAATTAGCATTCCATGCCTAAGCTTTACaagaaggcatgatcttaagCGCACAACTTCAAGTAAGAATGGAAtttgatcataccttacgcacaaTAAGTGTAAcaagaaaatgaagtttttcctaaaacacttcatagcctctCTCTTATTAgaagtggtgcacttcacaccaatgaaaaggactctacttagtgcagCTTTTCAGATatcctaggacacttaaacctagtgctttgataccaagttttatcatgccccgagctaccctgagacgcggacacggaacctaggaccacaagtgatcccaagctaaccttgttgacatgatcatgagcatactaaatataataaactaatgccaaatcaaaatcataattaataataaaagctggggaatacccatattctataactaagatatttgaaaacaatgagtttaatacaaaggaaatattagcttaatactaagctgaatctaaatatgaatgaaataagcctctaaactggactagaaatactgggacaagccccttGTAACAACACTAAAAGTGGCATtgctaaataatgcttaatgtgtgcAGAATTCCTACAATTAGATTgggttcacatggattgatgcgcgtagaacccaACTTCTGAACCCTTGTATAACAAAatacaactaacttggggagttagtggAGCTAGtaaaggttgggtccatccaTGTGGGTTTCCCGAATAAGAAGATTTAACTGAACGAGTCTTTACCGAATTTAAAAAGGCgaaatcttaagttttgagGATATTGGGGTAGAATGGTATTTTTCAaagataagggtagtattgtaattatcctaaatatgtaataaattatttagttaataaggtggaggggtacTTTAGGGAGAGAGGGCCAAAAATTTTCCTTTGAGGTGAAGTCTTTCTCCACCCGGGTTTGAACCgtggtggaagcaatgatttaaattgtttttatttaaattggtaattgatttaatttgttaatatttattaattgatttaaaataaaagggaaatcagaTTTTACCATTTAACTAAATCTAATTTGACTAACTCCTAAACTaatctcctaatcctaagaaaaGTCTCCTTACTCTCATCTATCTCAACACACGAtcattctctcttttctcattCACGTTCTCTCTACCTAAACGACTAAAAGAACAGAAAAACTACTAAAGTCCtgaaatttaaagaacttaaaagaaaaatatacacaaacaaatttatcaaaaatgtttggaaaaaagGGAAGGTGTTCCATCGAATTTGATGTTGAGCTTTCGGTTTGGAAGTGTGTTTGGAGGAGTTCTTTAGGAAGAAAGTCATTGTTTaaacgtcaaaaaggtatgggttctcttctctctttgtccctttcgcaagagacccctaaggttcAGACGAATttattccgaaaactagggttgttcctcGTTGCATGTCCATTTCACTAGCTTTCATCGAACAATGTATTGtattttcgtgatgattatATTTATGTGTGTATGTTTgaaattatgtgaatattgagCATGTTTTCCGAAAATAAGTGAAAAATGATGTTTGTGCAATGTGTAGCCCCGATATACACTATTGGATTCAATTTCGAAAAATTGCATGTTTGTGGTTGTATTTCATGTGCACAAACTTGCttaatcgtgatgttcataagtgatggAAAAATGATGATTTAAGTGCAAAATAATAGTCAAATGAATCCATGAAATTTCACCTAAAGAACTAactaaaaactacttgaaatgTCTAAAAATTTAATGTGAAAGAGGTGAGAATCTAGGCTGCAAAAATTTCTAGCATCTTGTTGATGAGTTTTGGCAAAGCTAAGGGGATTATCATTCtatgtaaaaatgaattaaaatatgtgaggCCAGTGCGaatcgaacccgtgacctcaccatgttaaaaatcattgaaataatttgagaaaaagtGAATGTGAAATGTGGaatctgaaaatgaaataaaaataataatacatgagaaaagtgggaatcgaacccacaacctctcaatTAGATTTAAGgaggaataaaaaataaaaataaaaggttaATGCATTTGGGAATCGAACCGACGACCTCTAGGCAGAACCAAGGAAAATTAAGGAGAACAAAATTAAAGTGGGGAtgtgggggtttgaacccacacCCCCTCGGCCAAAAGGAGAGAAATTAAAGagaaggaaataaaaataaattgaggtttttggggttcgatcccacatcctctgaGTCCCAATGAGCAAAATTTAAAGAGAGAAATTTTGGGGGAAAATAAAATGGAggcgttggggctcgatcttggACCCCGAGTTGTGTGGattaaactaaaattaatgaaaatgtaagtgttgtccaagggatttgaaattGGGGTCCATTGCCCGaattccatattgatacatatgTCATACGTGAATATATGTTCAAATAATACTGCCTACATAGATCGAAATCAATGATCTTAACATACAtataagatacataagtcttgtaccacgtaattttaggaagatatgaatcactgaaacgaactataaatgaatcctcatggcttgtatgtatagacccataggtctagcatacgtttaaaagtaagtgaacctaagatgtttgtaatgaaatgatgaaaccctagaagggttaagtaagtgtgttaaacacactaaatgtccaagtgcattggcatatgatgaaatgaacattcacgtaataacgggtgagtaattataaagagcaaatgtgttaaagttaatgaatgtggtgacaacatgataagagactgatgtaaaatatgagagcaatctcaaatgagcctaagtgaatgttatcaaaacgtactcacctatgagagtgtcaagttaatgaagagatgagtctctatgaacactctaatgaaattattgagaataatatacttaatactaattatgagataagaaattataaattgatgtatgatgtcctcatactagaagccaactttcATGACGTATGAGTATAAtctaatggaactttatactgagcacagATATACTAGCTATGATACATGATACCTCTCTTAGGAatggcggaggttcacgtaactctaatgagatgagactgtccggcttgtcGGGTATGGGTCTTCTTATATCTCATAGTCTTGGAACCTATAcaaccaatatagggatctggcggggttcgattcccatgtacgctagcatgttttgggtcactttggccggtgattccacttATTTtaggtgtgggggagacactgggtTTGAGGATGCTtatatgatctatgtcggttaaagttgaagttccccatgaatgaatgaggctagCCTCAAATGATGTACACAatagaaatgaatgataccaaaggtgttcggataggataatcaagagttGAGTTAGAACTAAGTAATGAAACTAGGTAATTCTTGATCATTCCATAGCAAACCTGATGatagtcttaaactacatcctaggtaaaGTTGAGGTCTCACACTAacctatgaatgaaataaagtgaagtacgtatgatgcaatgaagcagactctgtatTTTCTAAttaaggctccctagttgaggtccaatatgttgagccctcattttaggaaagtcttaatgtcaagacCATCAtttcaaggtctcatggcatacaaGTGGACGTTTCtactatccggacgtggagctttaATCCGGACATGGTAGACACTCATGATTCGAGAATGTCTACtattattatctagcttagatgtaagctatagctagtggagcatgttagACAAGTATTTTTCCCACTTTTGTTCATAatttgtattggtgccgttttggAAAAAATACGTTTAATAAAACTATTGAACTAATTCTTccatttgattatctctttaTTAGATTATTGATTTGCaaacgcctatgatgttaagtagtaTATCtacatgtatgttaagaaacaaaaaatttcaaatttttcgcaAAAAATAACCAAGATGAAGTAATGAAGACATATGCAGGCTTATCTGCAACCTCTAAGAGGTCTACGATCCAAGTCTcttctggggtctagatttcggaaatgacaaagttggtatcagagctttaGGTTAAAATacgaggataataagttcacatcaaccacatcgactagtttctatgtcatggtagtgaagtgcaccactatcctgaattaCAGACTGGATGATGTGTTTGAAAAATTCCCTTTTTTTATATTAGTGTGCCTTTCCTAATGTATGAtattcttggtgttatgagcgtgtataacatcaatccttgttgttttctGAGAATGAATACTAGGAGAATAATTGGTCAAAGGAGAGGATGAGCAGCTGGTGGGGGCAATCAGATTacaccccaggctccagctgaagtAGTGGCTATGCCGGTTAACCCTGCTGGGTTGACTGGTTGAGGTGCGGGCATCTCTGGTCCAGATGGCACAGGCTTTCACTATTCAGGACCAGGACATCACCGTCCAGGTCAATCAGCAGAATGTTTAAAGGGAAGACCCACCGGTTCGTAGCATGGCTGAAAGGCTACGAGACTTCACGTGGATGAATCTTCCTATTTTCACAGGGTCCAAGACTTCAGAACAGCCTTAGGATTTGGTGGATGAGGTGCATAAGATTTTGGTGGCTATGGGGGCCACAAATATTGAGAAAGTAGAGTCAGCTTCCTTTTAACATAAGGATGTTGCACTGCCTTGGTGCAACATGTGGCAATATAGCCAAGTTTTGGGCGGAGTTTCGATCATTTTGGAGTTGGTTCAGACAGCCTTCCATGAGAGATTCTTTCCTAGAGAGATGAGgaaggccaaggttgaggagtttatcaaccttaagaAGGGATCCATTgcagtcagggagtattccccgAAGTTTGTTAAACTGTCCAGGTATGCTACATCCATTGTATCTAACAATAAGGATGATATGAGTAGGTTCCAAACAAGAACCAATGGAGATTTGGAGGAGGTGTGTCGGTCTACGATTCTCCACGATAACTTGGACCTCTCTAGGTTGATAGTGCATGTCTAGCAGGTAGAGGACAGCCGTAAGAAGAGAGGATTTCGTGATGCTAGGAGGCCTAAGCCTCAAAATCATGCAGGTCCTAGTAATGAAGGCAACAgaaataatttttgcatccgTGAACAGCCCAAATTCAAAAAAGGGCAACAAAGTTCAGGGAACTGTAACTTTCAAAAGAGTACAACACCTAGAGAAGGCGTAGCCGAGCACAAGAAGGGCAATGGAGGTGATATGCATCGTCCCAGTAAGAACTGTACTAAGTGTGTCTGTGCTCACAGTGGAGAGTGCAAATAGGGAACTACTACCGGTTTAAGCTGCGATAAGAGCGGACATATGGTAAAGGACTTCCCACAGAACAGGGTTCATGCTGGAAGTAATACTCACCCTACGCCTAATCCACATGATGCAACAACATTTGAGCCTCCTAAGAGAAATTGGTTTTACGCCCTTAAGGGTAGGAAGGAGCAAGAGAAGTCCGCGGATGTGATCTTAAGTATGATGCAAGTATTCtctacttctgtttatgctttacttgatccagagtctaagttTTCCATTGTAACACCTTTGCTTGCTCTCACTTCTGAGATATTTCCTGAAGTTCTACATGATCCTATCTTGGTTAGTACACCTTTAAGAGAAAATGTATGAACTaatagagtatacaaggattgcccaatagttttttgtggtaagactatgtgtgcagacttggttgagttacccatgcatgtttttatgttattcttgGTATGGACTAGCTTCATAGTTTTTATGCTTGCATGGATTGTCATAGTAGGGTTGTGAGAGttcgtttccctaatgaagaagagctaCTCTAGGAGGGGTATAACTCAAGTcgtcctaatcccttgatttctAACcgtaaggccaataaaatgatgtccaaagggttattgtgtcatcttgtgagtgttaacGATTTAGATCATTacattccttccatagaatCAGTGCccgtagtgaatgagttccaagatgtATTTCTTGATGATTTTACTGGAGTTCCTCTCCCTCGaaagattgactttggtatcgacttagaacccgatACGAAACAATATCAATTCCGCTGAACAAAATGGCTCtagctgaactcaaagagttgaagctgcagttaaaagatcacactgataagggtttcatttaGCCGAGAATATCCCCTTGGGGCACTacagtgttgtttgtgaaaaagaaagatggaacccttagaatgtgtatcaattatcgtcagctcaacaaagtcactatcaagaataaaaatattcacTTCCCAGAATAGACGACTTGTTCAaccaactccaagggtctagtttcttttCGAAGATTGATATTCGTTCAGGTTACCATCAGCTTAGGGTTGAGGTAgagatatcccaaagacaaCCATTCATACCcgttatggtcactatgagtttctAGTTATGTTATTTAGTCTCATGAATGCAGCTGctacatttatggatctcatgaatagggtcttccatgaataccttgacactttcgtcatagtattaattgatgacattctcatctactctaagaccaaggaagagcatgaacaacatttaagactaaccttgcaggtacttagacaacatcagttgtatgccaaattcagtaAGTGTAAATTTTTGCTTAGATTAGTGACCTTTcttggtcatgttgtgtccgacaaAGGTGTAGAGGTAGATCCTAAGAAGACTGAAGTTGTTAAGAACTATCCAAAACTTCTTACTCCCATAGATATTCGTAGGTTcttgggattggctggttattATCGTAGGTTCGTGGAGgatttttcttccattgttgCCTCACTAACagctttgactaagaagaaggcCATGTTTGAATGGACGGATACTTGGaaaagagtttccaggagctcaaggatAGACTCACTTCTGCCCCAGTCTTTACTTTacctaagtgtggtgagaattacactatttattgtgatgcatctaggatTGGTTTAGGTTGTGTTGTTATGCAGCGTGATAAGGTGATAACTTATGCGTCCAGATAGCTTaaggttcatgaaaaaaattatcccagtcatgacctggagttggaacctgtggtgtttgcactaaaattgtggaggcactacttgtatgtAGTGTATGTGGATTTGTTCACATACCATAAAAGTCTCCAGTAAGTGTTCACACAtagggagttgaatctacgtcagcAGAGGtggttggagctgttgaaggaCTATGTCTTTAATGTCCACTACCATCAAGGTAAGACTAATGTTGTAGATGATTCCTTGAGTAGGAAAAGCATGGGAAGTACAACCCACGTttaggatgagaagaaggagttaGTGAAAGATATACACATACTGGATAGACTGGGTGTGCGGTTAGTTTACTCTACTAGTGGTGGTGTTTCGATTCATCCTAGTTAAGAATCATCCTTAGTAGTTGACGTCAAGgagggtcagcatcttgatcctgtgttgatggagctgaaTGACACTATATTAgttaagatgaatgagtcttttacTTTGGGAGATGACGGCATGACACTATATTAgttaagatgaatgagtctATTACTTTGGGAGATGACGGCATACTTAGGTACCGAAACATACTTGTGTACCAAATATTGATGATTTGCGGACCATGATCAttgcagaggcccatggttTAAGAAATTCCATAAAACCATGTtaaaccaagatgtatcatgactttAAGCatatctattggtgggatggcatgaagagggatattgCAGAATATGTtgccaagtgtcctaattgtcaataGGTTAAGGCAGAACATATTAAGCCTGACAGTCTTACTAAAATTATTGAGGTTCCAACTTGTAAATGGGAGGCCATTtatatggactttgtggttggtttTCCGAAGACTAGGAGACGGCATGACTCCATGGGGTTATTGTGGACAagatgactaagtctgcccactttttccctatgaagtctacttacagagcCGAGGATTATGCGAGATTCTACAATTAtaagattgtgagatggcatgggattcctttgtctatcatttcagataaaGGAGCTCAAATCACTTCATATTTCTGGAGATCCTTCCAGAAGATCTTAGGCACACACGTGAAGCTTAATACTACatttcatcctcagactgatgggcaggcatATCACACCACTCAAATATTGAAGGATGTGTTGAGGGCGTGTGGGATTGACTTCAGGGGTGACTGGGATGACCATCTTCCTTTGATAGAGCTCTCGtttaataatagctatcactccaaCATAAGCATGGCACTATGTGAGGCGCTTTATGGTAGAAGTTGTAggtctccagttgggtggttcgaggaTTGAGATTCATCTATCttgggtccagagatcattcatgaggcttTAGAGAAGGTCAAAGTGATTAGGTATAGGTTGGCTACTGCCTACAGTTGGCAGAAGTCTTATTCAGACAATAAAAACCGGCCCTTAGATTTTGATGTTGGTTACCAAGTCTATTTGAAGAtacacctatgaagggggtgataaggtttggcaggaaggggaagttgagtccaAGGTGTGTTGGGCCATACGAGATCCTACAGCCTGTGGGTGAAGTGTcctatgagttggcattgcctgcggagctagcttctATTCATCGAGTCTTTTATGTCTCTATAAttaaagaagtgcctaggtaATCCAGCATCGATTCTACCTTTTGAAGGTTTAGGGGTCGAGGAGGACTTATCTTATGAGGAAGTACATGTTGAGATTTTAGAAAAATAGACAAGGAGGCTAAGGAACAAGAAGATTAACATTGTaaaggtattgtggaggaatcatctttttaagggtgctacgtgggaggccgaggccaatATGAGATCCCtctaccctcatcttttcaatccttgaggttagacttcctactcaAGTCTATGTTaccttatctctccattctCTGTTGCTATTGCTTGTTTGTGAATAGCATTTATGTTATGGTTTGACTGGCATTACACTAGATAGTAAGtaatgtcattcggggatgaatgttcctaaggggggataatgtaacaaccctaaaaatggttatgttaaataatgcttaatgtgtctagaatgcctatgattagaccgggttcacaagaattgatgcgcgtagaaccagacctctgaaccatTGTGAAAGCcaatccaactaacttggggagttagctGAACTAGGTAAGATTTgttccagccatgtagggctcccgaatatgcAGATTTAACCGAATAAGTCTTTACCTAATTTAAAAAGGAGAAATCATAAGTTTGGAGGGTGTAGGGGTagaatggtctttttccagtctaaggg
Proteins encoded in this window:
- the LOC104648519 gene encoding uncharacterized protein; the encoded protein is MWQYSQVLGGVSIILELVQTAFHERFFPREMRKAKVEEFINLKKGSIAVREYSPKFVKLSRYATSIVSNNKDDMSRFQTRTNGDLEEVEDSRKKRGFRDARRPKPQNHAGPSNEGNRNNFCIREQPKFKKGQQSSGNCNFQKSTTPREGVAEHKKGNGGDMHRPSKNCTKCVCAHSGECK